A window of the Besnoitia besnoiti strain Bb-Ger1 chromosome VI, whole genome shotgun sequence genome harbors these coding sequences:
- a CDS encoding hypothetical protein (encoded by transcript BESB_066420) — protein sequence MEDAKLQAIHDHLSQKKQERGSRGGLGKGSAALRVAPPQPAPEGNGHVYFSEDDDEKKRRKQKKQGAGTETKGASEPWPSTSPLYGFFIRGGTLAPSAPAEQDAFMDKLKKARRRGSHSSAEGEALASQASASSSREKKAEAASPRAAEKRKKKRREEEVPDEEAEADDEPQVEIQKKKRVKEAEGVGGDVSCASIVPLPNARVLRLSLSRASIPSASAETPSLEAAVAALVAREAVAALSPAKKSATTPSAFLVLAGSGPVARVALETGCVLKKLKKAQLTHISGLLRLGAQNDTRLFGTFLEGADDGAGVAVSGSFQVGAAACRADHDKASAVARLQPVPLAAGKKTVQGLGGNRAEL from the exons ATGGAGGACGCAAAGCTGCAAGCGATCCACGACCACCTTTCGCAGAAAAaacaggagagaggaagTCGCGGCGGACTCGGTAAaggaagcgcggcgctccgcgttgcgcctccgcagcctgcgccaGAAGGGAATGGCCATGTCTACttcagcgaagacgacgacgagaaaaagaggcgaaagcagaagaagcaagGCGCAGGAACCGAAACCAAGGGAGCAAGCGA ACCGTGGCCGTCGACTTCGCCCCTGTACGGCTTTTTCATCCGCGGCGGTACTCTGGCTCCTTCTGCAC CCGCTGAGCAGGACGCCTTCATGGATAAACTGAAGAAggcacggcgccgcgggagtcacagcagcgccgagggcgaagcgCTGGCCTCtcaggcctccgcctcctcttcgcgggagaagaaggcggaggcggcgtcgcccagagcggcggagaagcggaagaagaagcgccgagaagaagaggtcCCCGatgaggaagcggaggcggacgacgaacCTCAGGTTGAGAtacagaagaagaagagagtcaaggaggcggagggcgtggGCGGGGATGTCTCGTGCGCATCGATTGTCCCTCTGCCGAATGCCCGCgtgcttcgcctctcgctgtcgcgcgcctccatcCCCTCGGCTTCCGCTGAGACTCCGTCGCTCGAGGCCGCAGTTGCAGCCCTTGTCGCCAGggaggccgtcgcggcgctgagtCCTGCGAAGAAgtccgcgacgacgccgagcgcgttCCTCGTTCTCGCGGGCTCAGGCCCCgttgcgcgcgtcgccctcgagaCCGGCTGCGTGCTGAAGAAGCTCAAAAAGGCGCAGCTGACGCACAtcagcggcctcctccgtctAG GAGCGCAGAACGACACGCGGCTGTTTGGCACGTTTTtggaaggcgccgacgacggcgccggggTCGCGGTGTCGGGTTCGTTTCAGGTaggcgcagccgcgtgcAGAGCGGATCATGACAAGGCGTCAGCAGTCGCCAGACTGCAGCCAGTTCCCCTCGCGGCAGGAAAGAAGACGGTGCAGGGTTTGGGGGGGAACCGCGCAGAGCTGTGA